In Humulus lupulus chromosome 6, drHumLupu1.1, whole genome shotgun sequence, a single genomic region encodes these proteins:
- the LOC133783018 gene encoding UDP-glucuronate 4-epimerase 1, translated as MYKMPSLQEELFPSTPGKFKIDRGHTMNRQFHRCFASTSTMFLWALFLIALTASYLSFQSFVDSGSRYFSASWGGIQWEKQVRNSARIHRSGGMSVLVTGAAGFVGTHVSLALKKRGDGVVGLDNFNNYYDPSLKKARKSMLNDHGVFIVEGDINDARLLDKLFDVVAFTHVMHLAAQAGVRYAMENPQSYVHSNIAGLVTLLEACKMANPQPAIVWASSSSVYGLNDKVPFSELDRTDSPASLYAATKKAGEEITHTYNHIYGLSITGLRFFTVYGPWGRPDMAYFSFTRNILQGKPITVYRGKNRVDLARDFTYIDDIVKGCLGSLDTAGKSTGSGGKKKRPAPYRIFNLGNTSPVTVPTLVDILERHLKVKAKRNVVDMPGNGDVPFTHANISLARRELGYKPTTDLQTGLRKFVRWYLSYYGYNNRVSKTVN; from the coding sequence ATGTACAAAATGCCGTCTTTACAAGAGGAGCTATTTCCATCGACGCCGGGGAAGTTCAAGATCGACCGCGGCCACACCATGAACCGCCAGTTCCACCGGTGTTTCGCCTCGACGAGCACCATGTTTCTCTGGGCTTTGTTCTTGATAGCCTTGACGGCTTCGTATTTGAGCTTTCAGAGCTTCGTCGATTCAGGTAGTCGGTACTTCTCCGCCTCGTGGGGTGGTATTCAATGGGAGAAGCAGGTACGTAACTCGGCCCGGATCCATCGTTCTGGTGGTATGTCTGTGCTTGTGACCGGCGCCGCCGGTTTCGTCGGGACCCATGTGTCGCTTGCCTTGAAAAAGCGCGGCGATGGCGTCGTCGGTCTCGATAACTTCAATAACTACTACGACCCATCGTTGAAAAAAGCCAGAAAGTCTATGCTCAACGACCATGGAGTCTTCATCGTCGAGGGAGACATAAACGACGCAAGGCTTCTCGATAAGCTTTTCGATGTGGTTGCCTTTACCCACGTGATGCACCTGGCTGCCCAGGCTGGGGTCCGCTACGCCATGGAGAATCCCCAGTCTTACGTCCACAGCAACATAGCTGGGCTCGTCACCCTTCTCGAGGCTTGCAAAATGGCCAATCCTCAACCGGCGATTGTTTGGGCTTCGTCCAGCTCCGTGTACGGACTAAACGACAAGGTTCCATTTTCCGAATTGGATCGGACTGATTCTCCGGCGAGTCTCTACGCGGCGACGAAGAAAGCCGGTGAGGAAATCACTCATACTTACAACCACATTTACGGGTTGTCCATTACCGGGTTGAGATTCTTCACTGTTTACGGGCCCTGGGGTAGACCCGACATGGCTTACTTCTCTTTCACCCGGAATATCCTTCAGGGCAAGCCCATTACGGTTTATCGGGGCAAGAACCGGGTCGACTTGGCCAGAGATTTCACTTACATCGATGATATTGTCAAGGGTTGTCTCGGGTCTTTGGATACGGCCGGAAAGAGTACCGGGTCGGGTGGGAAGAAGAAACGACCCGCACCGTATCGGATCTTTAACCTGGGGAACACGTCACCGGTGACTGTACCGACGCTAGTGGACATACTCGAAAGACATTTGAAGGTGAAGGCGAAGAGGAATGTTGTGGATATGCCTGGAAACGGCGACGTTCCGTTCACGCATGCGAATATTAGCTTGGCCCGAAGAGAACTCGGGTACAAACCCACAACCGATTTGCAAACCGGGTTGAGGAAGTTTGTGAGGTGGTACCTTTCTTATTATGGATATAATAATCGCGTCAGCAAAActgtaaattaa